Proteins encoded within one genomic window of Bacillus sp. 1NLA3E:
- a CDS encoding (Fe-S)-binding protein has protein sequence MTTKQEQEVIQKKFKESMNEDDLLNCMRCGFCLPSCPTYIDSGFQESHSPRGRIALMKAVVDGLIEPDEDFEKSMNMCLGCRACEPVCPSGVNYSHLLEEARDIIAQNKKFSMPVRVVRKIVFDNLFPKRNYMRNFVTLIGLYQRTGLQTVARSIGVMKLFPDTIATMERVLPKIATRKEMLSRPNLHPAIGTQKKRVAFFTGCLMDTMFYETNKSTIELLQHAGCEIVIPDDQTCCGALHGHYGEKTGSKDLARQNIKSFEDLNVDYIITNAGGCGAFLIEYAHVLHDDPDFSERAKDFVAKLKDVSEVLVALDFHKKELRLPYQIITYQDSCHLKNVMKASEYPRILLKAIKGVDYHEMEDAGRCCGSAGIYNIIQSEVSMKFLDYKMDKVRDTQATTIVTSNPGCLLQMKLGIEREGLSKTSQGVHIVDLLLEAFEYNPKN, from the coding sequence ATGACAACAAAACAAGAACAAGAAGTCATCCAGAAAAAATTCAAAGAGAGTATGAATGAAGATGATCTCTTAAATTGTATGAGATGTGGGTTTTGCTTACCATCTTGCCCAACCTATATAGATTCAGGATTCCAAGAATCTCATTCTCCACGTGGAAGAATTGCACTAATGAAAGCCGTTGTAGATGGACTCATTGAACCTGATGAGGACTTCGAAAAATCAATGAACATGTGTCTCGGCTGTCGAGCTTGTGAACCTGTTTGTCCTTCTGGAGTAAATTACAGTCACTTACTAGAAGAAGCACGCGATATCATTGCTCAAAATAAAAAGTTCTCCATGCCTGTTCGTGTGGTTCGCAAAATAGTATTTGATAACCTATTTCCAAAACGAAACTATATGAGAAACTTTGTTACTTTAATCGGATTATATCAACGCACTGGACTTCAAACAGTGGCAAGATCGATTGGTGTGATGAAATTATTTCCTGATACGATTGCAACAATGGAAAGAGTCTTACCTAAAATTGCAACGCGTAAGGAAATGCTAAGTCGCCCTAATCTGCATCCCGCTATTGGAACACAAAAGAAACGTGTAGCATTTTTCACCGGCTGCTTAATGGATACAATGTTTTATGAGACAAACAAATCAACTATTGAGCTTCTCCAGCATGCAGGATGTGAAATCGTTATCCCTGATGATCAGACATGCTGTGGTGCTTTACATGGCCACTACGGAGAGAAGACTGGCTCTAAAGATTTAGCTAGACAAAATATTAAATCATTTGAAGATCTTAATGTAGATTATATTATTACCAATGCAGGCGGTTGTGGTGCCTTTCTCATCGAATATGCTCATGTATTACATGATGATCCTGATTTTAGTGAACGTGCAAAAGATTTTGTCGCAAAATTAAAGGATGTATCTGAAGTTTTAGTTGCACTTGATTTCCATAAAAAGGAACTAAGATTACCATATCAAATCATCACCTATCAAGATTCTTGTCATTTAAAAAATGTTATGAAGGCCTCTGAGTATCCACGCATATTGTTAAAAGCGATCAAAGGGGTAGATTATCACGAAATGGAAGATGCAGGTCGTTGCTGTGGATCGGCTGGTATCTATAACATTATCCAATCGGAAGTTTCGATGAAGTTCCTTGATTATAAAATGGATAAAGTTAGGGATACACAGGCAACAACAATTGTAACCTCAAACCCTGGTTGCCTTCTACAAATGAAGCTTGGTATTGAAAGAGAAGGACTAAGCAAAACATCTCAAGGTGTTCATATCGTTGATTTATTACTTGAGGCATTTGAGTATAACCCAAAAAACTAA
- the crcB gene encoding fluoride efflux transporter CrcB, with protein MNVILVMFGGFLGAISRFLLGNWSFLHSTYGFPTGTLIINLVGSLLLGWLVANYRDQYPRIFLFFGTGFIGSFTTFSTFSVETLNLLEKGKLGLALGYGFISLVAGICFALIGYKLGLLALARKGRLA; from the coding sequence ATGAACGTAATCTTAGTGATGTTTGGTGGGTTTTTGGGAGCTATTAGCAGATTTTTGCTTGGAAATTGGAGTTTTTTACATAGTACCTACGGTTTTCCCACTGGAACCTTAATCATAAACCTCGTTGGCAGTCTCTTATTAGGTTGGTTAGTTGCAAACTATCGAGACCAATATCCGAGAATATTTTTGTTTTTTGGTACAGGATTTATCGGCTCCTTTACAACGTTTTCAACATTCTCTGTTGAAACGCTGAATCTTCTTGAAAAAGGAAAGCTTGGATTAGCACTTGGATATGGATTCATTAGTTTGGTTGCTGGAATTTGCTTTGCCCTAATTGGATATAAACTTGGTCTACTTGCTTTGGCAAGGAAAGGAAGATTGGCATGA
- a CDS encoding B12-binding domain-containing radical SAM protein, whose protein sequence is MKIICTTLNAKYIHTNLAIRYLKAYCEPDFNVELTEYTIKDPTLSIVTDLIQKNPDIIGFSCYIWNIEETIKVIQMIKKIKPSLRIVVGGPEVSYDVDEWMNHVSVFDFIVMGEGEATFKQLLSHIHNSIGFETVPGLAYREDNIVKINRNLNKIDLSEIPSPFRFEEDRPNLSKRVAYIETSRGCPFSCQFCLSSIEVGVRYFNREKIKEDLRYLMKHGAKTIKFLDRTFNISRSYAMDIFQFLIDEHLPGTVFQFEITADIMRPEVIQFLNESAPPGLFRFEIGVQSTNDLTNELVNRKQNFDKLTRTVTMIKEGGKIDQHLDLIAGLPEENYESFRKTFNDVFALRPEELQLGFLKMLHGTGVKRNASEHQYIYMDFPPYEILGNNVLPFEDIIRIKQVEDVLEKYWNDHRMDLTMEYLVSKVFPSPFDFFQQFGSYWDQQGWSRIGHQLEDLFKRLYQFLKDQQLKDLKIIEGLMKYDYLSKQKYKPRKPWWEERLSKQDRTQVYQSILTTPELFGQEFIKLNLPEKDLYKLTVIEELNFNLHEYLISGDIHEGHFTLMAYFQPETAKSYLFTGKVLN, encoded by the coding sequence ATGAAAATTATTTGTACCACTCTTAATGCGAAATATATTCACACCAATTTGGCTATTCGATACTTAAAAGCCTACTGTGAACCCGATTTCAATGTTGAGTTAACTGAATACACGATTAAAGATCCAACATTGAGTATCGTAACAGATTTAATCCAAAAGAATCCCGATATCATTGGTTTTAGTTGTTATATTTGGAACATCGAAGAAACGATAAAGGTTATTCAAATGATTAAGAAAATCAAGCCAAGTCTCCGGATCGTCGTTGGTGGACCTGAGGTATCCTATGATGTTGATGAATGGATGAACCATGTATCTGTCTTTGACTTTATTGTTATGGGTGAAGGAGAAGCAACGTTTAAACAATTGCTCTCACATATTCATAACTCTATTGGATTTGAAACCGTTCCTGGTCTAGCCTATCGTGAAGACAATATTGTAAAAATAAACAGAAATCTTAATAAAATTGACCTAAGCGAGATTCCATCTCCTTTCCGCTTCGAAGAAGACCGCCCAAATCTTTCAAAACGGGTGGCATATATCGAAACAAGTCGTGGCTGTCCATTCAGTTGTCAATTTTGCTTATCGTCAATCGAGGTAGGCGTTCGTTACTTTAACCGTGAAAAAATTAAAGAGGACCTCCGTTATTTAATGAAACACGGAGCGAAAACAATCAAGTTCCTCGACCGTACCTTTAACATAAGCAGAAGCTATGCCATGGACATATTCCAATTTTTAATTGATGAACATCTTCCTGGTACTGTGTTTCAGTTTGAGATTACCGCCGATATTATGCGCCCAGAAGTTATCCAATTTCTTAACGAGTCTGCACCTCCGGGTTTATTTAGATTTGAAATTGGTGTTCAATCAACAAATGATCTGACTAATGAACTGGTAAATCGAAAACAAAATTTTGACAAGCTTACAAGAACGGTCACGATGATCAAAGAAGGTGGAAAAATCGATCAACATCTTGATTTAATTGCCGGACTTCCTGAGGAAAATTATGAAAGCTTCCGGAAAACCTTTAATGATGTGTTTGCCCTTCGCCCTGAGGAGCTTCAACTTGGTTTTTTAAAAATGCTGCACGGTACTGGTGTTAAACGTAATGCTAGTGAACATCAATATATTTATATGGACTTTCCTCCATATGAAATTCTTGGAAATAATGTCCTCCCCTTTGAAGATATCATTCGAATTAAACAAGTAGAGGACGTACTTGAAAAATATTGGAACGACCATCGCATGGATTTAACGATGGAGTATCTGGTATCAAAGGTTTTTCCATCACCATTTGATTTCTTCCAACAGTTTGGTTCCTATTGGGATCAACAAGGATGGTCTCGGATTGGACACCAATTAGAGGACCTATTTAAAAGATTGTACCAGTTTCTCAAAGATCAACAGCTTAAAGATTTAAAGATTATTGAGGGATTAATGAAGTATGATTATTTAAGCAAGCAAAAATATAAACCTAGAAAACCATGGTGGGAAGAACGGCTGTCAAAGCAGGATAGGACGCAGGTTTACCAATCAATCCTTACTACTCCAGAATTATTTGGACAGGAATTTATTAAATTGAATCTACCTGAAAAAGATCTCTATAAACTTACTGTCATTGAAGAACTGAACTTTAATTTACATGAGTATCTAATCTCTGGTGATATTCACGAAGGACATTTCACATTAATGGCCTATTTTCAACCAGAAACTGCAAAATCATACCTTTTCACAGGTAAAGTATTGAATTAA
- a CDS encoding DUF3905 domain-containing protein: protein MKKKIENEKALKSLCIDETMPHQINAPSFKNTGIKMQPPFVNSFGVIIGDSLYSSPNSPLENWSENVDPEIMSGDEWVHPTNDIGWNTAENRELLESKQKPQASPFMHPTKDVSHGKD, encoded by the coding sequence ATGAAAAAGAAAATAGAAAACGAAAAAGCACTTAAAAGCCTTTGTATTGATGAAACCATGCCACACCAAATCAATGCACCAAGCTTTAAGAACACAGGAATAAAAATGCAACCTCCCTTCGTTAATTCTTTTGGTGTCATAATCGGTGATAGCCTCTATTCCTCTCCAAATTCACCGTTAGAAAACTGGAGTGAAAATGTAGACCCAGAAATTATGTCAGGGGACGAATGGGTTCACCCAACCAATGATATTGGTTGGAATACAGCAGAAAATCGGGAATTACTTGAAAGCAAACAAAAACCACAAGCATCTCCTTTTATGCACCCCACCAAAGATGTTAGTCATGGGAAGGACTAA
- a CDS encoding peptide chain release factor 3, translating into MNKKLKEEVLSRRTFAIISHPDAGKTTLTEQLLLFGGAIRDAGTVKAKKTGKFATSDWMEIEKQRGISVTSSVMQFDYLGFRVNILDTPGHQDFSEDTYRTLTAVDSAVMIIDSAKGIEDQTIKLFKVCRMRGIPIFTFINKLDRQGKMPLELLAELEEVLGIESYPMNWPIGMGKEFLGIYDRFYNRVEQFRVDDKDRYISLNDDGEIAGDHPLKQSGLYDQTLEEIMLLNEAGNDFSQERVKDGTLTPVFFGSALTNFGVQTFLETYLKFAPSPQPRQSTVGEVDPLTDEFSGFVFKIQANMNPAHRDRIAFLRICSGKFERGMAVQLSRTGKQIKLSQSTQFMADDRSTVDEAVSGDIIGLYDTGIYQIGDTLTEGKTSFQYERLPQFTPELFVRVSAKNVMKQKSFHKGIAQLVQEGAIQLFKTVKTDDYLLGAVGQLQFEVFEHRMRNEYNAEVIMERLGSKITRWIENEDINENLSSSRSLLCVDRFDNKVFLFENDFALRWFQDKNPAVKLYNPMDMQQ; encoded by the coding sequence ATGAATAAGAAATTAAAGGAAGAAGTTTTATCACGCCGGACATTTGCGATTATTTCTCACCCTGATGCCGGGAAAACAACGTTAACGGAGCAACTATTATTGTTCGGCGGAGCAATTCGTGATGCAGGAACTGTTAAGGCGAAGAAGACTGGAAAATTTGCAACCAGTGATTGGATGGAAATTGAGAAGCAAAGAGGAATTTCCGTTACATCCAGTGTAATGCAATTTGATTATTTAGGATTTAGAGTCAATATTCTTGATACACCTGGACACCAAGATTTTAGTGAAGACACCTATCGGACCCTAACAGCTGTTGATAGTGCTGTGATGATTATCGATTCAGCAAAAGGGATTGAGGATCAAACCATCAAACTTTTTAAAGTTTGTCGCATGCGGGGAATTCCGATTTTCACATTTATTAATAAATTAGACCGTCAAGGTAAGATGCCACTTGAGCTTTTAGCAGAGCTTGAAGAAGTGCTCGGAATTGAGTCTTACCCGATGAACTGGCCGATTGGCATGGGGAAAGAATTTCTTGGAATCTATGATCGCTTTTATAATCGCGTTGAACAATTCCGTGTTGACGACAAAGATCGATATATTAGTTTGAATGACGATGGCGAAATAGCCGGAGATCACCCATTAAAACAGTCTGGATTATACGATCAAACGCTCGAAGAGATTATGCTTTTAAATGAAGCAGGAAATGATTTTTCACAAGAACGAGTTAAAGACGGAACACTAACTCCGGTCTTTTTCGGAAGTGCTTTAACCAATTTTGGAGTCCAAACTTTTTTGGAAACATATTTGAAATTTGCACCATCACCTCAGCCTCGACAATCAACAGTAGGAGAAGTCGATCCTCTAACGGATGAATTTTCTGGATTTGTTTTTAAAATTCAAGCCAACATGAACCCTGCTCATCGGGATCGTATTGCCTTCCTAAGAATTTGTTCAGGAAAGTTTGAAAGAGGGATGGCTGTTCAATTATCTCGGACAGGAAAACAGATTAAACTATCCCAATCAACTCAGTTCATGGCTGATGACCGTAGTACAGTGGATGAGGCAGTTAGTGGTGATATCATTGGTTTATATGATACAGGAATCTATCAAATTGGGGACACGTTAACAGAAGGTAAAACGTCGTTTCAATATGAACGACTTCCACAATTTACTCCGGAGCTTTTTGTTCGAGTTTCTGCCAAAAACGTCATGAAACAGAAGAGCTTCCATAAAGGGATTGCGCAACTTGTTCAAGAAGGGGCAATTCAGTTATTTAAAACTGTAAAAACTGATGATTACTTGCTTGGAGCTGTCGGACAATTGCAATTTGAAGTGTTTGAACATCGGATGCGCAATGAGTATAACGCTGAAGTTATCATGGAACGATTGGGTTCAAAAATTACGCGTTGGATCGAAAATGAAGATATCAATGAGAATCTTTCAAGTTCTCGAAGTCTTCTATGTGTAGATCGTTTTGACAATAAGGTATTTTTGTTTGAAAATGACTTTGCACTTAGATGGTTCCAAGATAAAAATCCAGCTGTAAAACTATATAATCCAATGGATATGCAACAATAG
- the crcB gene encoding fluoride efflux transporter CrcB, translating to MMWLIGIGGSIGAGARFILGNTINKKTNTLFPIATWIINILGSFLLGLLVNLHNAGVLGNSGYYIFGIGFCGAFTTFSTFTNEVVLLFIERRAGLALFYIICSVLVAFIGAFLGLRI from the coding sequence ATGATGTGGCTTATCGGCATAGGTGGCTCAATCGGTGCAGGAGCAAGATTTATATTAGGGAATACGATAAACAAAAAAACAAACACCCTCTTTCCAATAGCAACTTGGATCATCAATATTTTAGGATCTTTTCTATTAGGTTTGCTCGTGAATTTACATAACGCTGGAGTTTTGGGGAATTCCGGCTATTATATATTTGGAATTGGGTTTTGTGGTGCGTTTACGACGTTCTCTACTTTTACAAATGAGGTAGTATTGTTATTTATAGAAAGGCGGGCCGGCTTAGCATTATTCTATATCATTTGTTCTGTTTTGGTTGCATTTATCGGTGCCTTTCTTGGCTTGAGGATATAG
- a CDS encoding alpha/beta-type small acid-soluble spore protein, translating into MARSSNKLLVPGIEQYLDQVKYEIAQEFGVTLGSDTVSRANGSVGGEITKRLVQQAQAQLSGGNK; encoded by the coding sequence ATGGCTAGAAGCAGCAATAAACTATTAGTTCCTGGAATTGAACAGTATTTAGATCAGGTTAAATATGAAATTGCCCAGGAATTTGGCGTCACATTGGGGTCAGATACTGTTTCAAGAGCAAATGGTTCAGTTGGAGGAGAAATTACGAAACGTCTTGTTCAACAAGCTCAAGCACAATTATCTGGGGGCAACAAATAG
- the sigI gene encoding RNA polymerase sigma factor SigI, protein MSCVLGLLFIKKNPRRTLEETVCLIQQGDCTLQNELIDSYKPFIAKIVSSVCKRYIRESDDEFSIGLIAFNEAIEKFSPEKGRSLLSFAEVIIKRRIIDYIRKNSKENNLRLDFGQDSLNEETVGGTSIENELSIEHHNKKNDELLRREEIVQFQQKLQSFDLSFLEIMEQSPKHADARKNAMTIAKILVESKDLSMILWEKKRLPIKELENLVHTSRKTIERNRKYIIAMAIILTGDFHYLRDYIKGVIEE, encoded by the coding sequence GTGAGTTGTGTGCTTGGTTTATTATTCATCAAGAAGAATCCCAGAAGGACATTAGAAGAGACCGTTTGTTTAATTCAACAAGGTGATTGCACTCTGCAGAATGAACTGATTGACTCTTATAAACCCTTTATTGCGAAAATTGTATCATCTGTTTGTAAAAGATATATTCGTGAATCAGATGATGAGTTTAGTATTGGGTTAATAGCATTTAATGAAGCGATTGAGAAATTTAGCCCTGAAAAAGGGCGATCGTTACTCAGTTTTGCTGAAGTAATCATAAAGCGAAGAATCATTGACTATATAAGGAAAAACTCTAAAGAAAACAATTTGCGATTAGATTTTGGACAAGATTCCCTAAATGAGGAAACAGTAGGTGGAACTTCAATTGAAAATGAACTTTCGATTGAACATCACAACAAAAAAAATGATGAACTTCTGCGTCGAGAAGAAATAGTCCAATTTCAGCAGAAACTCCAGTCCTTTGATCTTTCATTTCTAGAAATAATGGAACAATCGCCAAAGCATGCGGATGCTAGGAAAAATGCAATGACAATTGCAAAAATCTTGGTTGAAAGCAAGGACCTATCAATGATTTTATGGGAGAAAAAAAGACTGCCGATTAAGGAATTGGAAAATCTTGTTCATACAAGTAGAAAAACCATCGAACGGAATCGAAAATATATCATCGCTATGGCGATTATTCTAACTGGGGATTTTCATTATTTACGGGACTATATCAAAGGGGTGATAGAGGAGTGA
- the glcD gene encoding glycolate oxidase subunit GlcD has protein sequence MISKDVAQKLATIVGAENYDDSNVGRLSYSYDSTPNRQAMPDAVVSPRNTKEVSEIVKICNAHSIPIYARGTGTNLCGDCTPTQGGIVMLFKHMNKIIDFDLENLTITVQPGVITMDIIKTVEAKGLFYPPDPGTVKVSTIVGNIAENAGGLRGLKYGVTRDYVIGLEIVLANGDIIRTGGKLAKDVAGYDFTRLMVGSEGTLGIITEAILKVVPKPETKKTALALYQDVESAAKTVSKIIAAKIIPTTLEFLDKATLEVVEDYVKIGLPTDVEAVLLIEQDGPAEVVARDMEKIAEICKNQNATSVQVAKDDVEADKLATARRTALSALARLKPTTILEDATVPRSEVANLVKAINEIAKKYNLKICTFGHAGDGNLHPTCPTDARNHEEMERVEKAFAEIFEAAVKLGGTISGEHGIGTEKAPFLELKVGKAGLAAMKAVKDALDPNNILNPGKIFLEQSRNRVVISK, from the coding sequence ATGATTTCTAAAGATGTGGCACAGAAATTAGCTACGATCGTAGGAGCAGAAAACTACGATGATTCAAATGTTGGAAGGCTCTCTTATTCTTACGATTCAACGCCAAACAGACAGGCAATGCCTGATGCGGTAGTTAGTCCCCGTAACACAAAAGAAGTTTCAGAAATTGTGAAAATTTGTAATGCGCATTCCATTCCCATCTACGCTCGTGGCACAGGCACCAATCTTTGTGGTGATTGCACGCCAACCCAAGGCGGAATTGTTATGCTATTTAAACATATGAATAAAATTATTGATTTTGATTTAGAGAATCTAACGATTACGGTTCAGCCTGGAGTTATAACAATGGATATTATTAAAACAGTCGAAGCAAAAGGCTTATTCTATCCACCAGATCCAGGTACGGTAAAAGTTTCGACTATCGTAGGAAACATTGCTGAAAATGCCGGCGGACTTCGCGGTTTAAAATACGGTGTTACACGTGATTATGTGATTGGACTGGAAATTGTATTAGCAAACGGTGATATTATCCGCACAGGTGGTAAATTAGCAAAAGACGTTGCCGGATACGATTTCACACGTCTTATGGTTGGGTCTGAAGGAACTCTGGGTATCATTACAGAAGCAATTCTAAAGGTTGTTCCAAAACCAGAAACGAAAAAGACTGCTTTAGCGTTGTATCAAGACGTTGAATCTGCCGCAAAGACCGTTTCAAAAATTATTGCAGCAAAAATTATCCCAACTACCTTGGAATTCCTTGACAAAGCAACTTTAGAAGTTGTTGAAGATTATGTAAAAATCGGACTTCCAACCGATGTCGAAGCCGTACTTCTAATCGAGCAAGACGGACCAGCAGAGGTTGTGGCTAGAGATATGGAAAAAATCGCCGAGATTTGTAAAAACCAAAATGCAACATCGGTACAGGTGGCAAAAGATGACGTAGAAGCAGATAAGCTTGCTACTGCCCGTCGGACAGCATTATCGGCATTAGCTCGGTTAAAGCCAACAACCATCCTTGAAGATGCAACTGTACCAAGATCTGAAGTAGCAAACTTAGTTAAAGCCATTAATGAAATCGCTAAGAAATATAATTTAAAGATTTGTACGTTCGGTCACGCCGGTGATGGAAATTTACACCCAACCTGCCCAACTGATGCTCGTAACCATGAGGAAATGGAACGTGTGGAAAAAGCCTTTGCAGAAATCTTTGAAGCAGCTGTTAAACTTGGTGGCACTATTTCCGGTGAGCATGGGATCGGCACTGAAAAAGCTCCTTTCTTAGAGTTAAAAGTAGGAAAAGCAGGACTCGCTGCAATGAAGGCAGTTAAGGATGCACTTGATCCGAACAACATTTTAAATCCTGGAAAAATCTTCTTAGAACAAAGTCGAAATCGAGTGGTGATCTCAAAATGA
- a CDS encoding anti-sigma factor domain-containing protein, translating into MKTGIILEIDERFLTLLTPDGQFLRAQNKDYPYQIGQEIQFLPFVEKSRKSLPLFRPLTSFKGKALTAAVMAILVGGASLFPVYKSNQVYAYMSIDDGSSIELAVNKELQVIEITPYNKQGEKIANQITNWKKQDLASVSGHILKEMEKQGVSDGEVVISSTIKLKKDKESEQQLKEEITEVRKQAVKNETTVVVVNGTNEERQKAKEHGVTLGEFKQPAPIKKEKKKETKQNQQVNTQETEKEQMENQKQEQTQNPIQEQLKNRQETPNLSNDSNQMNHSDTRNKGNFEKDEGRNKSIGNSAVNNQIKQNQGNNVETKSFKKNEQWNGGNEKKDK; encoded by the coding sequence GTGAAAACAGGAATTATATTAGAAATAGATGAGCGTTTTTTAACTTTATTAACACCCGACGGACAGTTTCTACGTGCCCAAAATAAAGATTATCCCTATCAGATTGGTCAAGAAATTCAGTTTCTGCCATTTGTTGAAAAGTCCAGAAAATCATTGCCACTTTTTAGACCATTAACATCCTTTAAAGGAAAAGCATTAACGGCAGCTGTTATGGCCATTTTGGTTGGAGGCGCCAGCTTGTTCCCAGTATATAAAAGCAATCAAGTATATGCCTACATGTCTATCGATGATGGATCAAGCATCGAGTTAGCGGTTAATAAAGAACTACAAGTTATTGAAATCACTCCATATAATAAACAGGGTGAAAAGATTGCCAATCAAATAACTAATTGGAAGAAACAGGACTTAGCTTCGGTCTCTGGTCACATTTTAAAAGAAATGGAAAAGCAGGGCGTTAGCGATGGTGAAGTTGTTATTAGTTCTACAATAAAATTGAAAAAAGACAAAGAATCCGAGCAGCAATTAAAAGAAGAAATAACCGAGGTAAGAAAGCAGGCTGTCAAAAATGAGACGACCGTAGTAGTCGTTAATGGGACAAATGAAGAGAGGCAAAAGGCGAAAGAACACGGAGTTACTCTAGGCGAATTCAAACAACCTGCCCCTATTAAGAAAGAAAAAAAGAAAGAAACGAAACAGAATCAGCAAGTAAATACTCAAGAAACCGAAAAAGAACAAATGGAAAATCAAAAACAAGAACAAACGCAAAATCCAATACAGGAACAATTGAAAAATCGACAAGAAACACCAAACCTATCTAATGATTCTAATCAAATGAATCATTCTGATACAAGGAACAAAGGGAATTTTGAAAAAGATGAAGGTAGAAACAAATCAATTGGTAATTCCGCTGTAAACAATCAAATAAAACAGAATCAGGGCAATAATGTGGAAACAAAATCCTTCAAAAAGAATGAACAGTGGAATGGTGGAAATGAAAAAAAAGATAAATGA
- a CDS encoding CdaR family transcriptional regulator, translating to MLFPEIAEKIVKDVKRLINEDIIVVNTEGIIIASTEHKRIGAFHQGALLAAERKEKIVITEEDQKTLIGVKAGINLPVFFLRDVIGVIGITGDPAKVSPFGELIRKMTEMIVSENYYSEQLELQSRTLEAFVFDWIQKREWDSVFLHRAKLLNVNLTFNRQAIMIELHKYEHLNHRYIYSSFSKWHSTNADDIFIRWGNNRVLILRGSPDKETRDQVMSYITAFQTFFEEHLHTPMSIGIGQKVSSHEIKISYDQAERALRSTSKQNNIVFDEDLTIEMILDEVRYDTKTIFVKRTIGPIVGDEELLLTVQTLFEQNHSLKRTASALHIHINTLHYRLRKVYELTKLDPSNIHDLLILFLSLQLLDETTKKRPI from the coding sequence ATGTTATTCCCGGAGATTGCTGAAAAAATTGTTAAGGATGTAAAAAGACTCATTAATGAAGATATCATTGTTGTCAATACGGAAGGGATTATCATTGCTAGTACCGAACATAAAAGGATCGGAGCGTTTCATCAAGGAGCCCTCCTAGCTGCAGAACGGAAAGAAAAAATAGTGATAACAGAGGAAGACCAAAAAACTCTTATTGGGGTCAAAGCAGGAATCAACCTACCTGTCTTTTTTCTTCGGGATGTAATCGGCGTAATTGGAATCACTGGCGATCCCGCCAAAGTTTCACCCTTTGGTGAACTTATCAGGAAAATGACCGAAATGATTGTAAGTGAAAATTATTATTCAGAACAACTTGAGCTTCAATCGCGAACACTTGAAGCATTTGTTTTTGATTGGATTCAAAAACGGGAATGGGATTCCGTCTTTTTACATCGAGCAAAACTGTTAAACGTGAATCTTACTTTTAATAGACAAGCGATTATGATTGAGTTACATAAGTATGAACACCTTAACCATCGTTACATTTACAGTTCTTTTTCAAAGTGGCATAGTACAAATGCGGATGACATTTTCATCCGGTGGGGCAACAATCGGGTTTTAATCCTTCGGGGATCTCCAGATAAAGAAACAAGGGACCAAGTTATGAGTTACATTACTGCTTTTCAAACCTTTTTTGAAGAACATCTGCATACTCCAATGTCGATAGGAATTGGACAGAAAGTGTCTTCTCATGAGATAAAAATTTCTTATGATCAAGCTGAACGTGCGTTAAGATCCACTAGTAAGCAAAACAATATCGTTTTCGATGAAGATTTAACAATAGAAATGATTCTCGATGAAGTTAGGTATGATACAAAAACAATCTTTGTAAAACGAACAATTGGACCAATTGTAGGTGATGAAGAATTGTTATTAACAGTACAAACACTTTTTGAACAAAATCATTCCTTGAAAAGAACGGCTTCTGCCCTTCATATTCATATCAATACGCTTCATTATCGTTTAAGGAAAGTATATGAATTAACTAAACTTGACCCATCTAACATACATGATTTACTAATTTTATTTTTAAGTTTGCAGTTACTAGATGAAACAACAAAAAAAAGGCCTATCTAA